Proteins encoded by one window of Pseudorca crassidens isolate mPseCra1 chromosome 3, mPseCra1.hap1, whole genome shotgun sequence:
- the CNOT8 gene encoding CCR4-NOT transcription complex subunit 8 isoform X1 encodes MPAALVENSQVICEVWASNLEEEMRKIREIVLSYSYIAMDTEFPGVVVRPIGEFRSSIDYQYQLLRCNVDLLKIIQLGLTFTNEKGEYPSGINTWQFNFKFNLTEDMYSQDSIDLLANSGLQFQKHEEEGIDTLHFAELLMTSGVVLCDNVKWLSFHSGYDFGYMVKLLTDSRLPEEEHEFFHILNLFFPSIYDVKYLMKSCKNLKGGLQEVADQLDLQRIGRQHQAGSDSLLTGMAFFRMKELFFEDSIDDAKYCGRLYGLGTGVAQKQNEDVDSAQEKMSILAIINNMQQ; translated from the exons ATGCCTGCGGCACTTGTGGAGAACAGCCAGGTCATCTGTGAAGTCTGGGCCAGCAATCTAGAAGAAGAGATGAGGAAGATCCGAGAAATCGTGCTCAGTTACAGTTATATTGCCATG gaCACAGAATTTCCAGGTGTTGTGGTGCGACCCATTGGTGAATTTCGTAGTTCCATAGATTACCAGTATCAGCTTTTACGGTGCAATgttgaccttttaaaaattatccagcTGGGACTTACATTCACGAATGAGAAGGGAGAATATCCTTCTGGGATCAACACTTGGCAGTTCAACTTCAAATTCAACCTTAC AGAGGACATGTACTCCCAGGATTCCATAGATCTCCTTGCTAACTCAGGACTGCAGTTTCAGAAGCATGAAGAGGAAGGGATTGACACTTTGCACTTTGCAGAGCTGCTTATGACATCAGGGGTGGTTCTCTGTGACAATGTCAAATGGCTTTCATTTCACAG TGGCTATGATTTTGGCTACATGGTTAAGTTACTTACGGATTCTCGTTTGCCAGAAGAGGAACATGAATTCTTTCACATTCTGAACCTTTTCTTCCCATCCATTTATGATGTGAAATACCTGatgaaaagttgcaaaaatcTTAAG GGAGGTCTTCAGGAAGTTGCTGATCAGTTGGATTTGCAGAGAATTGGAAGGCAGCACCAGGCAGGCTCAGACTCACTGCTAACGGGAATGGCATTCTTCAGGATGAAAGAG TTGTTTTTTGAGGACAGTATTGATGATGCCAAGTACTGTGGGCGGCTCTATGGCCTAGGCACGGGAGTGGCCCAGAAGCAGAATGAGGATGTGGACTCTGCCCAGGAGAAGATGAGCATCCTGGCAATCATCAACAACATGCAGCAGTGA
- the CNOT8 gene encoding CCR4-NOT transcription complex subunit 8 isoform X3, with amino-acid sequence MPAALVENSQVICEVWASNLEEEMRKIREIVLSYSYIAMDTEFPGVVVRPIGEFRSSIDYQYQLLRCNVDLLKIIQLGLTFTNEKGEYPSGINTWQFNFKFNLTEDMYSQDSIDLLANSGLQFQKHEEEGIDTLHFAELLMTSGVVLCDNVKWLSFHSGYDFGYMVKLLTDSRLPEEEHEFFHILNLFFPSIYDVKYLMKSCKNLKGGLQEVADQLDLQRIGRQHQAGSDSLLTGMAFFRMKEKTTDGPRKCISVPLECFAVANTKQS; translated from the exons ATGCCTGCGGCACTTGTGGAGAACAGCCAGGTCATCTGTGAAGTCTGGGCCAGCAATCTAGAAGAAGAGATGAGGAAGATCCGAGAAATCGTGCTCAGTTACAGTTATATTGCCATG gaCACAGAATTTCCAGGTGTTGTGGTGCGACCCATTGGTGAATTTCGTAGTTCCATAGATTACCAGTATCAGCTTTTACGGTGCAATgttgaccttttaaaaattatccagcTGGGACTTACATTCACGAATGAGAAGGGAGAATATCCTTCTGGGATCAACACTTGGCAGTTCAACTTCAAATTCAACCTTAC AGAGGACATGTACTCCCAGGATTCCATAGATCTCCTTGCTAACTCAGGACTGCAGTTTCAGAAGCATGAAGAGGAAGGGATTGACACTTTGCACTTTGCAGAGCTGCTTATGACATCAGGGGTGGTTCTCTGTGACAATGTCAAATGGCTTTCATTTCACAG TGGCTATGATTTTGGCTACATGGTTAAGTTACTTACGGATTCTCGTTTGCCAGAAGAGGAACATGAATTCTTTCACATTCTGAACCTTTTCTTCCCATCCATTTATGATGTGAAATACCTGatgaaaagttgcaaaaatcTTAAG GGAGGTCTTCAGGAAGTTGCTGATCAGTTGGATTTGCAGAGAATTGGAAGGCAGCACCAGGCAGGCTCAGACTCACTGCTAACGGGAATGGCATTCTTCAGGATGAAAGAG
- the CNOT8 gene encoding CCR4-NOT transcription complex subunit 8 isoform X4, with translation MPAALVENSQVICEVWASNLEEEMRKIREIVLSYSYIAMDTEFPGVVVRPIGEFRSSIDYQYQLLRCNVDLLKIIQLGLTFTNEKGEYPSGINTWQFNFKFNLTEDMYSQDSIDLLANSGLQFQKHEEEGIDTLHFAELLMTSGVVLCDNVKWLSFHSGYDFGYMVKLLTDSRLPEEEHEFFHILNLFFPSIYDVKYLMKSCKNLKGGLQEVADQLDLQRIGRQHQAGSDSLLTGMAFFRMKEMESHYFLKE, from the exons ATGCCTGCGGCACTTGTGGAGAACAGCCAGGTCATCTGTGAAGTCTGGGCCAGCAATCTAGAAGAAGAGATGAGGAAGATCCGAGAAATCGTGCTCAGTTACAGTTATATTGCCATG gaCACAGAATTTCCAGGTGTTGTGGTGCGACCCATTGGTGAATTTCGTAGTTCCATAGATTACCAGTATCAGCTTTTACGGTGCAATgttgaccttttaaaaattatccagcTGGGACTTACATTCACGAATGAGAAGGGAGAATATCCTTCTGGGATCAACACTTGGCAGTTCAACTTCAAATTCAACCTTAC AGAGGACATGTACTCCCAGGATTCCATAGATCTCCTTGCTAACTCAGGACTGCAGTTTCAGAAGCATGAAGAGGAAGGGATTGACACTTTGCACTTTGCAGAGCTGCTTATGACATCAGGGGTGGTTCTCTGTGACAATGTCAAATGGCTTTCATTTCACAG TGGCTATGATTTTGGCTACATGGTTAAGTTACTTACGGATTCTCGTTTGCCAGAAGAGGAACATGAATTCTTTCACATTCTGAACCTTTTCTTCCCATCCATTTATGATGTGAAATACCTGatgaaaagttgcaaaaatcTTAAG GGAGGTCTTCAGGAAGTTGCTGATCAGTTGGATTTGCAGAGAATTGGAAGGCAGCACCAGGCAGGCTCAGACTCACTGCTAACGGGAATGGCATTCTTCAGGATGAAAGAG